The Euwallacea similis isolate ESF13 chromosome 37, ESF131.1, whole genome shotgun sequence genomic interval AAAGCACGTTGCTCAACCATATTTTCGTTAAGTACATGAGCTTAAAAGAAGAATCTACGTTTTTATCTACAATTGTTAATTTAgaggtacattttaaaatgagaaataaaaagGGGGAAGTTACCATATCTATAATGCACCTTGCACTTTTGTATGAACTGTGTAACAACCAAACCAACATTCAATGagtttttatacatttatattaataaaggaGTGTAACATTAAGCAATGCTGCTGGCATTTGACGCTATCCTGGGCCAAAGATCAGCACATTCCTTCGCTACCGGTCCAGTAATTGCTGATCCCTTCATCTCTCctttattatttactattaCTCCAGCATTATCTTCgaagtaaataaaaactcCATCCTTCCTCCGGAAAGGTTTGCGCTGCCTAATAACTACTGCAGGCATTACTTTTTTTCGAAGCTCTGGTTTGCCCTTTTTGACGGTAGCGACCAACATGTCACCTGAAGCGGCAGCGGGTAGACGATTCAATCGTCCACCGATTCCTTGGACAGCGATTACATATAGATTTTTTGCccctgaaaaataaaaaaatgaattaatataagaaaaacttCACCTAAATGATGGAATGATAAGCTTGcctatttaatatttgagttGGGTCTTGATGCTTCATTCAATGATAATTGTTATCATTTTACTGTCCTATATggtttattagaaaaaagtaaGTCATTAAACAGaacagcaataaaaataaaatgaaatagttttctcataaaatgcCTTAACAgtttcctttgaaatttttttaaactgtcataaaatcattaataaatgCAATTCAGTTATTCTTTTTCTCCAAAGAACCCAAATGATTCCACCATATAATAGACCATTGTATAGAGTATGATTGTATCATAGGCTGCCAATTATACACAAAATAAAGGAGGTTATAAAACATTCAGTTTTGTCATAatgcttttttcaaaaattggaaatcatttaaaaaaaaaggtattaaaaCACTACTTACTAGTATGCATATTGatagtatttaaaattttggaaaggattaaaaaagatttattaaacaaGCAGAAATTAAAGAccttgtaaaaaaaacattaagcCATTGTAGATATAAGTAcattcatatgaacttttgaACACTTAGCTATATATTAGTTGTTTTCTTGGAAATGCTGTGGGTCAATGTAATCTCCTTGttacctttttaaaaatgtatcctTTCAATGGATTGGCATATGCGatgaaatgattttattaacaGTCATCATTGTGTTAGAGAACTTTCATTTGTGTGAGCAAGTTGACATTTTGCGTGTCTATTTCTAGTTACATTTTCATCCTGTCTAGTATGTTCATATTACATACTTATATATACTATTGAACTACATCCATTAGTATCTGTCAATGTATAACTCAATCTCAtaaattgtagtttttttattgaaaaaattagtgtaaaaataatgtaatctTACGTTGAATTTATATAGTATATAACACATAACAAAACATATAAGAATTggatagaaaattaaaaatatgtgaagTTTCTTCATAATGTATTATGTGTTGGATAAACTTAGCTTTAGTTCTCTCTAGTGAATATCAAATAAAGTAGGTGTTGTGGCGATACACTAGTTCCgcatttaatttgttaataggATAGTctacttaataataaacatagataaaacaataaatatgtGTGGTTAAGTGAAAATAGTAAAGTATTTTCCTTTGGCATGAAATTTTGGTCTTTCAGTAACATTTATTTGTCTCtactataaatattcaattactTTACATGAATTCTCTATATCTCTACTGCAAGTTCAAGCACCACTGACAAATTTCCAAGGGTGAGATAAGgggtgtaaaaatattttaatcctGATCAGACAACATACAAAATTAGGTAAAGTACTTACCAGTGTTGTCGGCACAGTTAATTACAGCACCCACTGGTAAACCCAGGGAGATCCTGAATTTAGCTCCGGCGGAACCACCACgtcctaaaaataaacaaattgaaatcaaaattataattacgCGGCATGAAGAAAAATACGAATAAAAAcccacaaaaaagaaaataccaAAGCTACAGTTTTAGGAATAGTGAAGATACTTTTTAAGATGCCTATTATttcttaagatttttaaaaattatcatgaAAAAGCATACCTCTCTTGGACATTTTCACGAGAGAAAAGAACGTACTGCTTGGCAGAAATGACAGCGACAATTTGGATGACAGTTCTGAGTGGGCCAATTATCAGATATTTCAACCAATGATGTTCATACTCACAGAAACGAATAACACACTACACTCGAATTAAGTACATAGAGAGTGCGAGTGTGAAAAAAGGTTTATTGCGAGCCGTAACCTCTTAGAATgataataaagaattatttatatgtTATTATAGACGTGAAGATTAGTAGATGAAATGAGAATGAAAATCAATTGTTaactgataaattaaaaaaaagatattgtgTGATACTTGAAACAGTTTTATTGATAGTTAGAATCAGAAGAACTCCATTTACTCTTGTTACACCTCTGCACCTGTCCTCATTGTTTACATAACTTCAACAGTAAAGTTGACAAGTGGCACCCATGGCCAACCttacaattcaaaaataattagttgTCAACATCAAATTCAGCAAATTTCCCAACCCAATTTAACAAcaacagaaattttatttgatgtatTGTCGCAAATTAAGCAATTAAATTGAGGAATTGCTAAGTAAAATTGGATTAGGAAGTGTGCTAATATTCTGGCAGGTAAGTTTCAATTTAACTTAACCACTACGGACGATTTTAACAATGGCAATATACTACACATCCACATAAATTGCATCTACATTTTTTAGgataatcaaaaataaatatttgtatcACCTTTTGTTGTGAAGATAAAACTACTTGAAAgctttatcaaaatttccgTTTGTGAACAAAATTCAGTGATTTCCCATATGATATTTCCATAATTTCCGTCCACACAACACATTCTATTCTGTCAAAAATCAAATCTAATTCTAGAAGTTTCCTGCAATTACTTCACAATTATTTGTATACACGTACTAtcgtatttaattttatcagtACTTTTGGGTTTTACTTTTATGCGTTTGGGGATTTACATCCTGTAACAATTCATCCAGTTTTTGTGTTTAGCCTCAAGCTCAGTACTTGTGAAAGTGGACgttctaaatgaaaattgaaatcaaatatGGAAGGGAACCAAGTTACACTGTTTGTTACATGTTTGAATCAAGAAGCTGTTATAACGCTATCTGAATATGATACTGTTGGTAAGtttagtttttatattttcagaaaagaaCATTAGTCCACCAGTAGTCTAAACATTTGCTCCGTCGTCTTGGGATTCACACATTAAACCATCAGTCTGTTAAGTGGAAcatctttcaaatattttgaggGTCTAGGCTTTCTCCTACTTTCATTAACAACAAACATGCATATTAAGAACTGCATATTACTGTATAATATGTAGTgtcaattttttatgtgtttgaAAATGTTGCAAGCAGTCTCAGGAAGACTAAGTTTTGATTTTGTCATTTGCAAGTCTTTGACAAACTTTTGTTTATGAAAACCAATCACCTAGTGTTATGAGAAATGAACGGTTTAAGTTTTAGTGAGTTTTGTTGCCTATTTTGTTGCCCACCTTGCCCCAGCAAAATTGCTGCAAAATTAGCATTCATGCCTCCAGAGCCAACATATGAGTTTGCATCTGAGGAGAATGGAAAGTACAGTTTTGCTGTTACTGAAAGGGCAGAATGGCAATTTAGTGATAGGGAGAAAGATCTCATAGATGCTTTTTATACACGAACAACTAGGGGGAATAAAATAGCTTGTCTGTTTGTAAGGTGCTGTAGTACCGCTAGGTTTACAATACTCTTTTCACATGCTAATGCAGTGGATCTTGGCCAAATGAGCAGTTTCTATTATGGTCTAGGTACCCGAATGAACTGTAACATATTTAGTTATGATTATTCTGGTTATGGAGTGAGTGGAGGGAAACCCTCAGAAAAGAATCTCTATGCTGATATTGATGCAGCATGGCAGGCTCTTCGAACAAGATTTGGGATTAGCcctgaaaatataattttatatggtCAGAGCATTGGCACTGTCCCTACTGTTGATTTAGCTGCCCGC includes:
- the RpL23 gene encoding large ribosomal subunit protein uL14 is translated as MSKRGRGGSAGAKFRISLGLPVGAVINCADNTGAKNLYVIAVQGIGGRLNRLPAAASGDMLVATVKKGKPELRKKVMPAVVIRQRKPFRRKDGVFIYFEDNAGVIVNNKGEMKGSAITGPVAKECADLWPRIASNASSIA
- the LOC136418711 gene encoding alpha/beta hydrolase domain-containing protein 17B; translation: MNGLSFSEFCCLFCCPPCPSKIAAKLAFMPPEPTYEFASEENGKYSFAVTERAEWQFSDREKDLIDAFYTRTTRGNKIACLFVRCCSTARFTILFSHANAVDLGQMSSFYYGLGTRMNCNIFSYDYSGYGVSGGKPSEKNLYADIDAAWQALRTRFGISPENIILYGQSIGTVPTVDLAARYEVGAVILHSPLVSGMKVAFPNTRRTWFFDAFPSIDKIPKVNSPTLIIHGTQDDVIDFSHGLTIFEKCPKAVEPLWVEGAGHNDIELYPVYLERLKRFITVELEN